TGAATGGGAAACAGGTCATAGCTCGACATCTTTGTCAGCAGCCATGGGTATGGCAGCAGCACGTGATATAAAAAACGAAAAAAACTTCGTCGTACCGATTATTGGGGACGGTGCTTTAACAGGCGGTATGGCGCTTGAAGCTTTAAATCATATTGGGCATGCAAAAACAAATATGATTGTCATTTTAAATGATAATGAAATGTCCATAGCTCCGAACGTTGGAGCATTACACAACGTATTAGGACGTTTACGTACTGCTAAAGAATATTCAAAAGCAAAAGAAGAGCTAGAATCGTTAATCAATAAAATTCCTGTTCTAGGTGGCAAGCTTGCTTCTACAGCTGAACGTTTGAAAGACAGTTTGAAATACTTAGTAGTTTCTGGTGTCTTTTTTGAGGAATTAGGTTTTAAATATTTAGGTCCTATTGATGGGCACGACTTTGAAGCGCTTGAAACAACATTATCATATGCTAAAAAAGTAAAAGGTCCAGTTCTTGTTCATGTCATTACAAAAAAAGGTAAAGGCTACAAACCAGCTGAAGACGATACAATCGGCAACTGGCACGGAACAGGTCCATATAAAATGGAGACTGGTGCATTTGTAAAATCAGAAACAAAAGGTCCTGCTTGGAGTAGTTTAATCGCTGAAACTGTGCGTAAAATTGCGCATGAAGATGAACGAGTTGTGACAATCACACCAGCAATGCCTGTTGGTTCAAAATTACAAGGCATTCAAAAAGATTTTCCAAAACGCTTTTTTGATGTGGGCATAGCGGAACAACATGCTGCAACAATGTCTGCAGGTCTTGCTACCCAAAAAATGAAGCCGTTTTTAGCTATTTACTCAACATTTTTACAACGTGCTTATGACCAAGTACTTCATGATATTGCGCGTCCAAATTTGAATGTCTTTATCGGGATTGACCGTGCCGGCTTAGTTGGTGCAGATGGTGAAACACATCAAGGCGTCTTTGATATTGCATTCCTTCGTCATATTCCAAACATGACGATTATGATGCCAAAGGATGAAAATGAAGGTCAGCATATGGTGAAAACAGCTATTGATTATAATGGAGGTCCGATTGCTCTTCGCTATCCACGTGGAAATGGGATAGGTGTCCCGTTGGATGATGAGCTTATGGCTTTACCAATTGGAAGCTGGGAAGTATTACGTGAGGGGAAAGAAGCTACCATTTTAACATTCGGTACAACCATTCCTATGGCAATGGAAGCAGCACATATGCTAGCTCAACAAGGCATAGAAATCGAAGTAGTGAATGCACGTTTTATTAAGCCAATGGATGAGGATATGCTGCATCGCATATTTACTAGCAATAAGCCAGTGCTAACGATTGAAGAGGCAGTATTACAAGGTGGCTTTGGTAGTGGTGTATTAGAATTTGCACATGACCATAGTTATTTAAATGCAATAATCGATCGAATGGGCATACCTGATCAATTTATCGAGCACGGAAATGTAGACCAACTGCTTGAGGAAATTCATATGACAGCAGAAGATACAGTGGCACGTATGCAAGTGTTACTACAACAAAAACAGCAAGTAGGTTTAAATAAATAATGACAAAACAACCGAAAGAACGTGTAGACATTTTACTTGTTGAGCGTGGACTATGTGAAACACGTGAGAAGGCAAAAAGATCCATTATGGCAGGTCTTGTCTTTTCCAACGAGATACGTATCGACAAAGCAGGAGAAAAGATCGCAATCGATGCTCCGCTACAAGTAAAAGGTTCTGATTTAAAATATGTGAGCCGTGGTGGCTTGAAGTTAGAAAAAGCTTTACAAATTTTTGATATGTCTGTAGAGGGGAAGCTGATGCTTGACATCGGCTCTTCTACAGGTGGGTTTACAGACTGCGCCTTACAAAATGGTGCTAAACATTGCTATGCCCTAGACGTAGGTTCGAATCAGTTAGCATGGAAAATTCGTTCTGATGATCGTGTAACGGTTATGGAAAAAACAAATTTTCGTTACACAACTGCTGCTGATTTAACAGAAGGATTACCAGAGTTTGCAACGATTGATGTCAGCTTTATCTCTTTATCATTGATTTTACCAGTACTAAAAACGGTATTAATGCCAGGTGGCGATGTAATGGCCCTTGTTAAACCTCAGTTTGAAGCAGGTAAAGAAAATGTAGGTAAAAAAGGCATTGTCCGTGATAAAAAGGTACATCTCGATGTTTTAGAAAAAACAGCTGCTATGGCAACGAAAGTTGGCTTTGTGGTAAAAGATGCTTCTTATTCTCCGATTACAGGTGGGGAAGGAAATATTGAATTTTTATTCCATCTAGTGAATCCAATTGCTGATGAAGTTATCCCGCCATATACAGCTTTTAATGCACTCGTCGAAGAAGCGCATAGTGCACTAAAATAACACGTGCTCAGTAAGTAGAGCCGTGTTTTTTCTTGTGCTTTTATGCTGGAGATGGTAGTGTAATTATACAAATATTTAACTATTTATAAGAGGTGAACGATATGAATAAAGGACAAAGACATATACGTATTCGAGATATTATTGCGAATCACGAAATCGAAACGCAAGATGATTTAGTCGATTTTTTAAAGGATGCGGGCTATAATGTGACACAAGCAACCGTATCGCGAGATATTAAAGAACTGCACTTAGTTAAAGTGCCTTTGCAGGATGGACGCTATAAATATAGCTTACCCGCAGACCAACGTTTCAATCCAGTTCAAAAATTACATCGTGCGCTAGCTGATGCTTTTGTGAGCATTGACGGTGCATCGCATTTTTTAGTCATGAAAGCACTTCCGGGTAATGCAAATGCAATTGCTTCATTACTTGATCATTTAGATTGGCCAGAAATTTTAGGTACAATTTCTGGAGATGATACAATTTTAATTATTTGTCGCGATGAAGGTGAACGAGAAAATACAAAAAATCGCTTATTAGACATGCTTTAATACTGTAACTTTAATCGAACGAATTTGATTGCTACCAGATGCTTGATTTTTCCCGTTATTGTTGTTGAGGTGGGTATTTTTGCATCTGTTAGTACGAATTTCAATAGCAGTTGAATTTAATTCAGAGGTGACAATTTGTGTTAAGAGAGCTTAGTATTCGAAATTTTGCCATCATTGAGGATTTAACGGTTAGTTTTTCAGATGGTCTAACTGTGTTGACAGGAGAAACCGGTGCTGGTAAATCCATAATTATTGATGCGGTACATTTACTTGCTGGTGGTAGAGGCAATTCGGAATTTATACGTCATGGTGCTAAAAAAGCTGAGTTAGGTGGACTATTTCACATTTCAAGTACTGCACATCCTGTATATAAGAAGCTAGAGGAAGCAGGCATTGAAATTGAAGAAGATTCCATTATTTTGCGTCGAGACTTAAATGATTCTGGCAAAAGTGTATGTCGGGTTAATGGCAAATTAGTGCCTTTATCGGTTTTACGTGACATTGGAGCAAGTCTTATTGATATTCATGGACAGCATGAAAACCAAGAACTTATGGATGAAAAGCAACACATTCATTTACTCGATCAATTCGCAGAAGAGCAACTATCACCAATTCTTGAAAAATACAGTAAACAATATAACGAATATCGTGCATTGAAAAAAGAATTAGCTACAATTTCTATAGATGAGCAGTTAATGGCCCAGCGTATTGATTTGTATCAGTTCCAAATGAAAGAACTCGAGGATGCAAATTTAAAGCTAGGTGAAGAAGATGAGCTTCTTGATGAACGTCGCCGTCTTATGAATTTTAATAAAATTTTTGAACGCTCAAGTGCTGCTTATGAAGCGATTCAAGGTGAAACAAAGGGTCTTGACTGGATAGGTACAGCCATGGGAGCGCTAGATGATGCTGCGATGATTGACGAGCAGTTTAAAGAGGCTTCTGAGTCGGTAACAACAGCCTTTTACGCATTGCAGGATGCAGCATATCAAGTGAAAAATGTTTTAGATGAGCTAGAATTTGATCCAGCACGTTTAAATGAAGTAGAGCAACGTCTGGCGCTGTTCCAAAACTTAAAGCGTAAATATGGCTCAACTGTTGAGGAAATGATTGCCTATTACGAAAAAATTAAAACAGAGCTAAGCGAGCTTTTAAATCGCGATGAAATTTTACAAGTAAAAGAACGAAAAGTACTTGAGATGGAAGTCATATTAGGCGAGCTTGCTGAAGAACTTTCACATGTTCGAAAAGAAGCGGCAAATGACTTAAGTGAAGCCATTATGGCAGAGCTCCGTGAATTACATATGGAAAAAGCGAAATTTATCGTAAATTTTGATGTTTTACCTTATTTTGATGTAAATGGTAAAGATCAAGTTGTTTTTTATATTTCAACGAATGTCGGCGAACCACCAAAATCGTTACCGAAAATTGCTTCTGGTGGAGAACTATCACGTATGATGTTAGCACTAAAAACGATTTTCTCTTCTTCAAATGGCGTTACGTCCATTATTTTTGATGAAGTGGATACAGGAGTAAGTGGTCGTGTCGCGCAAGCGATTGCAGAAAAAATTGCAGCAATTTCTGTTAATTCCCAAGTGTTGTGTATTTCGCATCTTCCACAAGTGGCAGCAATGGCCGACCATCATTACTTTATTAAAAAAGAGGTTGAACATGATCGCACATTTACATCATTGGCTGAAATCGATACCCATGCACGTATTGAGGAAGTGAGCAGAATGATGTCAGGTGCAGAAATTACCGAATTAACTTTACAGCATGCGACAGAATTGTTAAAAATGGCTAACGAACGAAAAAAACAAATGCGTTAATTTTATGAAGAATCCAGAGGCAGGTCAACTGTTTCTGGGTTTTTTTCATTTTGCGCAAATATTTACCGCTTATAAGAACGGTACAACAACACATAGTATAAAGACAAAATTCAAAAGGAGGTGTCGTATGAATCGTCGTTGGCGTCAATTTGTCATTTTGCCTATGCTCATCGTTTTGTTATTTATGCCCATACAGGCTTTTGCGGCCAAAAAATTAATACCGATGGGCGAAGCAATTGGAATTCAGCTTCAGTTATCACATGTCTTTGTTGCTCATGATGTGTTGTTAGCTTCCAATCAATGGATGAAAGGAGGCGCTGTTATTGAAAAAATAAATGATACAACAGTAAAAACACTCGCTGAGGCCAAGCAAGCAATTGCTCGACAAGGGCAACAAAAATGGACGATAAAAAGTGAAGGAAAAGAAGTAACAGTTGACTTACAAGAACAAGAAGCAGAACATGTCATCTCTTTTTTAAAGGATGAAACAGATGGAGTAGGGACATTGACATACATTGATCCAGAGACACAAAATTACGGAGCGTTAGGCCATCAAATTGTTGATTCAACTCTTCAAGAAGCACCTGTCTTCAGAGCAGGCTCCATTTTCTTAGCATCCATCCAACAAATCCGTAAAAGCCTACCTGGTCAACCCGGCTATAAAATATCCTCAATTGAAAAACATCAGGAACGATTAGGTAGTATCGATAAAAATACGGTTTATGGAATTTTTGGCCGTTGGGAAGATAGTTACCAACAAAGATTGCCAAAAGCCATCGAAATTATGCATGCAAAAGATATAAAATTGGGACATGCTGAAATTTACACAGCTATTGAAGGCAGTAAAGTCGAAACATTTTCCATTGAAATTACAAAAGTAGAAAATGAACGGCTTGAATTTATTGTCTCTGACGAAAAGCTCATTGAAAAAACAGGTGGCATTTTACAAGGCATGAGTGGTAGTCCAATCATACAGGACGGGCGTTTCGTTGGTGCTGTCACACATATGTTTGTAGAAGAGCCAAAAAAAGGGGCAGCTATTACAGTGGCTGAAATGTTAAAAAAATCATCATGAATGAGATGGGGCTGCCTCTGGTAGCTCCTTTCGTTCTTGAAAAAAATAGATTAAACTAGCTCTTTCCCTAAGTATTTCATGCTTATGACGGAACACTTTAGCGATACTTAAAAAAAAGTGTAGTTTTATCTCAGTTTTTTCACTAAAATAAGTTGTAAGAGCATTCGACAATTTGCTGTTAAGTATCGTAACTTGTCGATAAAAAAAGAAAGTATCGGACTACATACTCATTTTTGGAAATAGAAAAGGTTTTTAAAGCAAAAATGTCGAAAATTCCACAGTGTGTCAAAATAGACATTAGGGGTAAAAGGTTTTGTGCTTTGAACAGTCAAAGCAAAGTCCAGAAGGAGGAATTGAAATGACAAAGGTAAAAGTGGCGATAGCAGATGATAATCGTGAGTTATTAAAAACAATGGAGCAGTATTTTCAGGGTCATCCCGAAATTGAAATAATTGCAACTGCCTCAAACGGGAAAGTATGTCTTCAAATGCTTGAAGAGTTTTCTCCTGATATTTTATTACTGGATATTATTATGCCTCATCTAGATGGGTTAGCTGTTTTAGAGGCGATGTATCAAAATGATCGAATGTCTTCAATACAAGTCATCATGCTAACTGCATTTGGTCAAGAGGATGTGATGAAACAAGCGGTGGATTTAGGGGCTTCATATTTTATGCTAAAGCCGTTTGAATTTGATCAGCTCGTTCAAAAAATATTACATTGTGCTGGCCAAAAGGCTGCTATACCAAAAAAGTCAAGTGTATTACAGCCGACAACTCCTCAAAAATTAAATCAGCATCAACTTGATAGCACCATTACAGCTATTATTAAAGAAATCGGAGTTCCTGCACATATTAAAGGTTACTCTTATTTACGTGAAGCTATACAAATGGTGTTTGAAGATATCGAGTTATTAGGTTCTGTGACGAAAATTCTATATCCTGAAATTGCAAAAAAATTCAACACAACACCTTCACGTGTAGAACGTGCCATTCGTCATGCCATTGAAGTCGCATGGAATCGTGGCAATTACGAGTCCATTTCGTCGATGTTTGGCTATACAGTGCACCACTTAAAGTCGAAACCAACAAATAGTGAATTCATCGCGATGATTGCGGACAAGATTCGTATTGATATGATGGCGAGCTAACGGTTTTAAGGGCATTTGGCTTAATGGGGAATGACCTTCCATCTATTATAGAGAACGCTTATATAGCGAATCGTAACGCCTTTTTTAGACAGTTTGCGTCGACTGTTTGAGGGGGCGTATTTTTTATGTCTAAATGTATATTTATAGATAAAACGCTCGTAAATGGATAAAGTGTAAAGAAAACAGCGTTATGTGCGAAGTTTATGTAAATTTATAACTATTCAATATTTTGCTATGTTTGATTGATTCTATTAATACTTTAGTCTGTAATATTGTAGTAAAATGTAATATATACTATATAAAGGTTGAATAAGTGGAGGGAACATAAATGGGGCTATTTGATGGATTGATGGGAAATGCAAGTGAGATTAATTTGGATAATTTACAGGAAGAAATGAAAGAGATTTTAATACCGACTGAGACAATTCAAAATGCTTATAAAATTATTAGAGATACATTTATCTTTACAAATAAACGACTGATTTTAATTGATAAGCAAGGCGTAACTGGTAAGAAAACGGATTATCATTCGATTCCATATAAGAATATTCTTCATTTTTCAGTTGAAACAGCAGGGACATTTGATTATGATGCAGAGCTA
The genomic region above belongs to Lysinibacillus sp. FSL W8-0992 and contains:
- the dxs gene encoding 1-deoxy-D-xylulose-5-phosphate synthase, giving the protein MDLNNISSPSFLKNLDKRGLEQLAKEIRTFLIEKCSVTGGHIGPNLGVVELTIMLHKMFDSPKDKFLWDVGHQAYVHKILTGRASQFDTLRQFKGLCGFPKLVESEHDEWETGHSSTSLSAAMGMAAARDIKNEKNFVVPIIGDGALTGGMALEALNHIGHAKTNMIVILNDNEMSIAPNVGALHNVLGRLRTAKEYSKAKEELESLINKIPVLGGKLASTAERLKDSLKYLVVSGVFFEELGFKYLGPIDGHDFEALETTLSYAKKVKGPVLVHVITKKGKGYKPAEDDTIGNWHGTGPYKMETGAFVKSETKGPAWSSLIAETVRKIAHEDERVVTITPAMPVGSKLQGIQKDFPKRFFDVGIAEQHAATMSAGLATQKMKPFLAIYSTFLQRAYDQVLHDIARPNLNVFIGIDRAGLVGADGETHQGVFDIAFLRHIPNMTIMMPKDENEGQHMVKTAIDYNGGPIALRYPRGNGIGVPLDDELMALPIGSWEVLREGKEATILTFGTTIPMAMEAAHMLAQQGIEIEVVNARFIKPMDEDMLHRIFTSNKPVLTIEEAVLQGGFGSGVLEFAHDHSYLNAIIDRMGIPDQFIEHGNVDQLLEEIHMTAEDTVARMQVLLQQKQQVGLNK
- a CDS encoding TlyA family RNA methyltransferase; amino-acid sequence: MTKQPKERVDILLVERGLCETREKAKRSIMAGLVFSNEIRIDKAGEKIAIDAPLQVKGSDLKYVSRGGLKLEKALQIFDMSVEGKLMLDIGSSTGGFTDCALQNGAKHCYALDVGSNQLAWKIRSDDRVTVMEKTNFRYTTAADLTEGLPEFATIDVSFISLSLILPVLKTVLMPGGDVMALVKPQFEAGKENVGKKGIVRDKKVHLDVLEKTAAMATKVGFVVKDASYSPITGGEGNIEFLFHLVNPIADEVIPPYTAFNALVEEAHSALK
- the ahrC gene encoding transcriptional regulator AhrC/ArgR, with translation MNKGQRHIRIRDIIANHEIETQDDLVDFLKDAGYNVTQATVSRDIKELHLVKVPLQDGRYKYSLPADQRFNPVQKLHRALADAFVSIDGASHFLVMKALPGNANAIASLLDHLDWPEILGTISGDDTILIICRDEGERENTKNRLLDML
- the recN gene encoding DNA repair protein RecN, whose protein sequence is MLRELSIRNFAIIEDLTVSFSDGLTVLTGETGAGKSIIIDAVHLLAGGRGNSEFIRHGAKKAELGGLFHISSTAHPVYKKLEEAGIEIEEDSIILRRDLNDSGKSVCRVNGKLVPLSVLRDIGASLIDIHGQHENQELMDEKQHIHLLDQFAEEQLSPILEKYSKQYNEYRALKKELATISIDEQLMAQRIDLYQFQMKELEDANLKLGEEDELLDERRRLMNFNKIFERSSAAYEAIQGETKGLDWIGTAMGALDDAAMIDEQFKEASESVTTAFYALQDAAYQVKNVLDELEFDPARLNEVEQRLALFQNLKRKYGSTVEEMIAYYEKIKTELSELLNRDEILQVKERKVLEMEVILGELAEELSHVRKEAANDLSEAIMAELRELHMEKAKFIVNFDVLPYFDVNGKDQVVFYISTNVGEPPKSLPKIASGGELSRMMLALKTIFSSSNGVTSIIFDEVDTGVSGRVAQAIAEKIAAISVNSQVLCISHLPQVAAMADHHYFIKKEVEHDRTFTSLAEIDTHARIEEVSRMMSGAEITELTLQHATELLKMANERKKQMR
- a CDS encoding SpoIVB peptidase S55 domain-containing protein, producing MNRRWRQFVILPMLIVLLFMPIQAFAAKKLIPMGEAIGIQLQLSHVFVAHDVLLASNQWMKGGAVIEKINDTTVKTLAEAKQAIARQGQQKWTIKSEGKEVTVDLQEQEAEHVISFLKDETDGVGTLTYIDPETQNYGALGHQIVDSTLQEAPVFRAGSIFLASIQQIRKSLPGQPGYKISSIEKHQERLGSIDKNTVYGIFGRWEDSYQQRLPKAIEIMHAKDIKLGHAEIYTAIEGSKVETFSIEITKVENERLEFIVSDEKLIEKTGGILQGMSGSPIIQDGRFVGAVTHMFVEEPKKGAAITVAEMLKKSS
- the spo0A gene encoding sporulation transcription factor Spo0A → MTKVKVAIADDNRELLKTMEQYFQGHPEIEIIATASNGKVCLQMLEEFSPDILLLDIIMPHLDGLAVLEAMYQNDRMSSIQVIMLTAFGQEDVMKQAVDLGASYFMLKPFEFDQLVQKILHCAGQKAAIPKKSSVLQPTTPQKLNQHQLDSTITAIIKEIGVPAHIKGYSYLREAIQMVFEDIELLGSVTKILYPEIAKKFNTTPSRVERAIRHAIEVAWNRGNYESISSMFGYTVHHLKSKPTNSEFIAMIADKIRIDMMAS
- a CDS encoding PH domain-containing protein codes for the protein MGLFDGLMGNASEINLDNLQEEMKEILIPTETIQNAYKIIRDTFIFTNKRLILIDKQGVTGKKTDYHSIPYKNILHFSVETAGTFDYDAELKIWVSGSQLPIQKNFNKSTNIYKVQSVLAEYVLG